The genomic stretch TGGCCGATCGCAAGCTTGAACCCTGCCGGCTTACCGCCGGACATCGTGCGCATATCGTCGATCAATTGCAGCAATTCGATCGGTGTCGAGAACGCGGAATGTCGCGCTGGCGAAACACAGTCCTGCCCCATCGGCACGCCGCGCGTGATTGAAATTTCTTCCGTGACTTTGGCCGCAGGCAAGACGCCACCATGACCCGGCTTCGCGCCTTGGGACAACTTCAACTCAACCATTTTGACTTGCGGGTCTTGCGCGTTTTTCGCAAACAGTTCCCGATTGAAAGTGCCATCTTCGTTTCTGCATCCGAAGTAGCCGGAACCCACTTCCCACACCAAGTCGCCGCCAAATTCGCGGTGATAGGGAGAAATCGATCCTTCGCCCGTGTCGTGACTGAAATGACCCATCTTGGCGCCCTTGTTGAGCGCACGAATCGCATTGGCCGAAAGCGCGCCGAAGCTCATCGCCGAAATGCTGAAGACGCTGGCCGAATAAGGTTGCGTGACCTTCTCGCCGCCAATGCGAATGCGATAGTCGTGCTCGTGATGGGGTGTGGGCGCCATCGAATGGTTGATCCATTCGTACTTGTCGCCGTACATGTCGAGCTCGCTACCAAACGGCACGACGTCTGAGACGCCTTTCGCACGCTGGTATACCAGTGCGCGCTGATCACGCGAATACGGCACTTCTTCAATATCGCGCTGGATGAAGTACTGCCGAATTTCCGGGCCAATGGACTCGAGGCCGTAGCGAAAGTGCGCCAACACCGGATAGAGCCGGCGCAAGGTGGTCTTTTTCTGCAGCAGATCCCAAGTCCCCAAGGCGGACAGCGCAGCGAAGATGCACACCAGAATCCACCAGCCGTTTGAATGCAGCATCAGGCCCGCAAGCGTTGAAAGCACCAACCCTGCGAGGGAGATGAAGTAGGCCGAGTATCGGAGCATAGTCACGCGGAATTGAGAGGACACCTCAGTTTCGCAGCTTTGGGGAAAGACATCATCAAGGCACCGGCCGAACGCACCCGTTTCACGCGCTTGACATTCCAATGATGTCAACCTTCATCCTGTCAGGCACCTGATAAAGAAACGGATGCAGATCACCATGAAATCCACAGACGCGCCCATTGAAGTCGCCATTGAAGGCATGACCTGCGCTTCCTGCGCCGCACGGGTAGAGAAGGCCCTGAACACCCTCCCAGACGTGTCCACGGCTGCCGTCAATCTGGCCACCGAACGCGCCACCGTGCACGGCACTGCCAGTTTCGAGGCCCTTCGCCAAGCCATCGAAAAGGCGGGCTACAGCGCTCACCCTGTCGCGTCCACGGCACAGGAGACCGCGGCTGCAAAAGAAAAGAAGGTCGCGGAAGGTATCCGTATCCGTCGAGACCTTGTGTTGGCCGCCGCGCTAACGCTGCCTGTCTTCGTCCTGGAAATGGGTGCGCACATCATTCCGTCCATGCATGCATGGATCTCAAACACGATCGGCATGCAGAACAGCTGGTATCTGCAATTTGTACTCACCTTGCTTGTCCTTGCCGTGCCAGGCAGGCGTTTCTTCAGCACAGGCATCCCCGCCCTCGTACGTCGTGCGCCCGATATGAACGCCTTGGTCGCGGTCGGCACCTCTGCAGCGTTTGGCTACTCCACCGTGGCCACCTTTGCACCTTCCGTGTTACCGGCAGGCACTGCCAATGTGTATTTCGAAGCTGCAGCGATGATTATCGTGCTCGTCCTGCTCGGGCGATATCTCGAATCACGTGCGAAAGGTCGTACTTCGGAAGCGATCCAACGTTTGGTAGGTCTGCAACCGAACACCGCGCGCGTGCATCGAAATGGAAAAATCGAATCTGTGCCGATTGAACAGGTGAAGGTTAACGATGTGCTTGAAATACAGCCGGGCGCGCGTGTTGCCGTGGATGGTGAAGTGCTGGATGGCGAAAGCTATGTAGACGAATCAATGATCACAGGCGAACCCGTGCCGACACTGAAACGCAAAGGCCAGCGTCTTATTGCCGGCACCATGAATCAAAAAGGCAGTTTGACCCTACGTGCCACTGCGGTTGGCAGTGAAACCTTACTCGCGCAAATCATCCGCATGGTTGAGCAAGCGCAAGGCGCGAAGCTTCCGATTCAAAGTTGGGTTGACAAGATCACACTGTGGTTTGTGCCTGCCGTGATGGCCGCGGCCACACTGACATTTTTGATCTGGCTCGTCTTCGGACCCACACCTGCCCTCGCCTTCGCTCTCGTCAATGCGGTTGCGGTGCTGATCATTGCCTGCCCCTGCGCCATGGGGCTCGCGACACCGACGTCGATCATGGTCGGGACCGGACGGGGTGCCGAGCTTGGCATTCTGTTTCGCAAGGGCGAAGCGCTGCAGACGCTGAAAGATGTGCAGGTGGTCGCCTTCGACAAAACCGGCACCCTCACTGAGGGCAAGCCCGTGTTGGCAGATCTGGAAGTGATGTCAGGCTACGACGCCAACGATGTACTGGCGAAGGTTGCGGCCGTCGAATCGCGCTCTGAACACCCGATTGCGGGTGCCATTGTCGCTGCGGCAGAAGCACGCGCATTGGCCTTGGGTTCGGTCACGCAATTCGAATCGGTCACCGGATTCGGCGTACGCGCCGATGTGGACGGCACACGCATCGAAGTCGGCGCGGATCGATTCATGCGTCAATTGAAGTTGGACATCAGTGCGTTCGCCGCGACTGCTGCGCGGATGGCTGAAGAAGCAAAATCACCGATCTATGTGGCGATCGATGGCGCACTCGTGGCTGTCCTTGCCGTTGCCGATCAAGTGAAGCCCGGCACACGCAGCGCGATTGCGTCGTTGCATGCGCAAGGCCTCAAGGTTGCGATGATCAGCGGCGACCATCAACGTACTGCGGAGGCAATTGCCAAGCAGTTAGGCATCGATGAAGTCATTGCCGAAGTACTGCCGGACGGCAAAGTCAGTGCCGTTCGCCGCTTGCGCAAGGCACACGGCGTTGTGGCATTTATCGGTGATGGCATCAACGATGCGCCAGCACTCGCTGAAGCGGATATCGGCATCGCTGTCGGCAGCGGCACCGACATCGCCATGGAATCTGCAGACGTTGTCTTGATGTCTGGCAACTTGCACACGGTGCCTACTGCCATTGCCCTATCGAAGGCCACGTTGAAAAACATTCGTCAGAACTTGTTCTGGGCATTTGGATACAACGTTGCGTTGATTCCGATTGCGGCCGGCGTCTTGTACCCGTTCAACGGTGTCTTGCTGTCGCCGGTCTTTGCCGCGGGCGCCATGGCGCTGTCGAGTGTCTTCGTGTTGGGCAACGCTTTGCGCCTTCGTCGATTCCAACCCGAAGTGATGCAGGTGATTGAATGAACATTGGTGAAGCATCCAAAGCCACCGGCGTGTCAGCCAAGATGATTCGTTACTACGAGCAGATCGGTTTGATTCCGAAGGCAGACCGCACATTTTCGGGCTATCGCGCTTACGGGCCGTCCGACATTCACAGACTTCACTTCATTCGACGCGCACGCGATCTCGGATTCTCCGTCGCCGAGATCACGACATTGCTCGAACTGTGGCATGACACCGATAGGCAAAGCGCAGACGTCAAACGTTTAGCGCAAGCGCACATTGAAGATTTGGAAAGTCGGATGCAACAGATGCAGCAAATGACGGATACATTGCGCAACCTGGTCAAGTGTTGCGCCGGTGATAGTCGCCCGGACTGCCCCATCTTGGAGGGGCTTCAACACAGCCAGTGAATCAGTGGTGGTGCTCGGAGTGGGAATCGAACCCACATTCCCTTGCGGGAGACGGATTTTAAGTCCGTTGCGTCTACCAATTTCGCCATCCGAGCCCGCGTTGATTTTCTCACACTGAACGGCTTGACTCACAGCCATTAAAAAACCCGGCTAAGCCGGGCTTTGAAATCCATCTTGCGATGGAGGCCGAGGTCGGAATCGAACCGGCGTACACGGATTTGCAATCCGCTGCATAACCACTCTGCCACCCGGCCGGTGACTGGAAAAAGAAACCCCGGCAGTGCCGGGGTTTCGAATTTGGAGCGGGAAAAGGGACTCGAACCCTCGACCCCGACCTTGGCAAGGTCGTGCTCTACCAACTGAGCTATTCCCGCATTGAGTGGGCTATTTTAGCCACTGAAACGAACTTGTCAACTATTTGGATTGCCTTCGCCGCGCGTAAGCGTCGGCCATGCCGCCGCGAGATAGGCCAATCCTGACCACAAGGTCAACAAAGCCGCAATCGCAAGTAAATAGTCCGAAATTCTGAAGACAGGAATACCGAGGAAATTGTCTTCATACAGCAGGCCAGTTAAGGCCACCATTTGCGCAACGGTTTTGAATTTCCCGATGGCTGCGACTTTGACTTTCCCGCGCTCACCCACTTCGGCCATCCATTCGCGCAACGCAGACACGGCAATCTCGCGGCCAATAATGACGGCCGCCCACATCGCCATCCAGATGGTGGGATGCTTTTGCACAATGATCAGCAAGACCACGGCCACCATGAGTTTGTCGGCGACCGGATCAAGAAATGCACCAAACGCCGAATACTGGTGGTAGCGACGTGCGATCCATCCATCTA from Lysobacter sp. HDW10 encodes the following:
- a CDS encoding FMN-binding glutamate synthase family protein, with the protein product MLRYSAYFISLAGLVLSTLAGLMLHSNGWWILVCIFAALSALGTWDLLQKKTTLRRLYPVLAHFRYGLESIGPEIRQYFIQRDIEEVPYSRDQRALVYQRAKGVSDVVPFGSELDMYGDKYEWINHSMAPTPHHEHDYRIRIGGEKVTQPYSASVFSISAMSFGALSANAIRALNKGAKMGHFSHDTGEGSISPYHREFGGDLVWEVGSGYFGCRNEDGTFNRELFAKNAQDPQVKMVELKLSQGAKPGHGGVLPAAKVTEEISITRGVPMGQDCVSPARHSAFSTPIELLQLIDDMRTMSGGKPAGFKLAIGHPWEWFGIVKAMLETGLLPDYIVVDGAEGGTGAAPSEFINHVGLPMREGLMLVQHTLVGAGLRDKIHLGAAGRITGAFEIARTMALGADWCNAGRAFMFSLGCIQSLSCHNDLCPTGIATQNPHRWTRLDVEDKAQRVANFHENTLKALRDMLCAAGLQHPSQLGPEHILRRVTPTEIRSLASLYPAVHAGALLGDTLPDHAVFQHFWREARADTFAPPTKVSELWASRAN
- a CDS encoding heavy metal translocating P-type ATPase → MKSTDAPIEVAIEGMTCASCAARVEKALNTLPDVSTAAVNLATERATVHGTASFEALRQAIEKAGYSAHPVASTAQETAAAKEKKVAEGIRIRRDLVLAAALTLPVFVLEMGAHIIPSMHAWISNTIGMQNSWYLQFVLTLLVLAVPGRRFFSTGIPALVRRAPDMNALVAVGTSAAFGYSTVATFAPSVLPAGTANVYFEAAAMIIVLVLLGRYLESRAKGRTSEAIQRLVGLQPNTARVHRNGKIESVPIEQVKVNDVLEIQPGARVAVDGEVLDGESYVDESMITGEPVPTLKRKGQRLIAGTMNQKGSLTLRATAVGSETLLAQIIRMVEQAQGAKLPIQSWVDKITLWFVPAVMAAATLTFLIWLVFGPTPALAFALVNAVAVLIIACPCAMGLATPTSIMVGTGRGAELGILFRKGEALQTLKDVQVVAFDKTGTLTEGKPVLADLEVMSGYDANDVLAKVAAVESRSEHPIAGAIVAAAEARALALGSVTQFESVTGFGVRADVDGTRIEVGADRFMRQLKLDISAFAATAARMAEEAKSPIYVAIDGALVAVLAVADQVKPGTRSAIASLHAQGLKVAMISGDHQRTAEAIAKQLGIDEVIAEVLPDGKVSAVRRLRKAHGVVAFIGDGINDAPALAEADIGIAVGSGTDIAMESADVVLMSGNLHTVPTAIALSKATLKNIRQNLFWAFGYNVALIPIAAGVLYPFNGVLLSPVFAAGAMALSSVFVLGNALRLRRFQPEVMQVIE
- the cueR gene encoding Cu(I)-responsive transcriptional regulator, coding for MNIGEASKATGVSAKMIRYYEQIGLIPKADRTFSGYRAYGPSDIHRLHFIRRARDLGFSVAEITTLLELWHDTDRQSADVKRLAQAHIEDLESRMQQMQQMTDTLRNLVKCCAGDSRPDCPILEGLQHSQ
- the pgsA gene encoding CDP-diacylglycerol--glycerol-3-phosphate 3-phosphatidyltransferase; its protein translation is MRITIPTMLTIARIVMIPVLVVCFYLPYKWANIAAAALFALASITDWLDGWIARRYHQYSAFGAFLDPVADKLMVAVVLLIIVQKHPTIWMAMWAAVIIGREIAVSALREWMAEVGERGKVKVAAIGKFKTVAQMVALTGLLYEDNFLGIPVFRISDYLLAIAALLTLWSGLAYLAAAWPTLTRGEGNPNS